In a single window of the Ciona intestinalis unplaced genomic scaffold, KH HT000225.1, whole genome shotgun sequence genome:
- the LOC100177297 gene encoding uncharacterized protein LOC100177297, giving the protein MSRLSFLFIVTSLLQLSTQEEDNKGPVCYACAGVSCGLPRVKGHDPDIHCDVGHVCWTIATLEKEVTYFRGCGFPNHQKCAGGGRKRAPARSTAGQRLEVNGDEYCEWGSGISQCKTCCEGGWCNGGEPRVRFGRNSSTHLKPMLLFIYCVLFSLLCE; this is encoded by the exons ATGTCGCGGTTAAGTTTCTTGTTCATTGTTACGTCGTTATTGCAGTTATCGACACAAGAAGaag ataACAAAGGGCCCGTTTGTTACGCATGCGCAGGTGTCAGTTGTGGACTTCCTCGTGTAAAAGGTCATGACCCGGATATTCATTGTGACGTTGGACACGTTTGTTGG ACAATCGCCACGCTGGAAAAAGAAGTAACGTACTTCCGTGGCTGTGGTTTCCCAAACCACCAAAAGTGCGCGGGAGGCGGCCGTAAGAGGGCACCAGCGCGCAGCACAGCGGGGCAAAGGTTGGAAGTAAATGGAGACGAATATTGTGAATGGGGTTCTGGGATAAGTCAATGTAAAACTTGCTGTGAGGGTGGATGGTGTAACGGAGGCGAACCAAGAGTCAGGTTCGGTCGGAATTCATCAACtcatttaaaaccaatgttgttatttatatattgcgTATTGTTTTCACTATTATGTGAATAA